The window GATTACTGATCACTTCGTTAGTGACTTGAACCAGTACAAGGGTCAAGAACTAGAAGTTAAGATTATCGAAGTGGTTCCTGAAGAAAATCGTTTAATTCTTTCTCACCGTGCCATTGCTGAAAAAGATCGTGCTGCGGCTCGTGAAAAGATTATGAGCTCAATTAAGCCGGGAGATGTTATTGAAGGAACAGTTGCCCGTTTAACTAACTTTGGTGCTTTCATTGATCTCGGTGGAATGGACGGATTGGTTCATATTTCCGAAATTTCCTACGATCACGTTAGCAAAGCTGCCGACGTCTTAGAAGTTGGCGAAAAAGTTAAGGTTAAAGTTCTTTCTGTTGATCCAGACCGTGACCGGATTTCACTTTCCATCAAACAATTACAACCAGGTCCTTGGGATGACATTGAAGAAAAAGCACCAGTTGGGAGCGTATTAGATGGAAAGGTTAAACGTTTAGTTGACTTTGGAGCCTTCGTCGAAGTCTTCCCTGGCGTGGAAGGATTAGTTCACATTTCCCAAATTTCTCACAAACACATTGACAAACCAAGTGATGTGTTGAAGTCTGGTGAAGACATTAAAGTGAAGGTTCTTTCTATCGACCCAGAAGAACACCGTTTAGCATTGTCAATGAAAGCTTTAGAAGAAGCTCCTGCTGAAGAGCACAAGCAAGCGCCTAAGCGGAACGTTGACGATAACTCAACTGCAAATGCTCCTGAAGAAGAAAGCGGCTTTACTTTAGGTGATATCTTAGGTGGAGACATTAATTCGCAAAACTAATTAATTAAAAAAGTCCTTCATTGAAAAATGGAGGATTTTTTTATTTTAAAAAGGAGGTAACAAAATGGCAAATCCAACCGTTGCAATTGTGGGACGACCGAACGTGGGAAAATCCACTATTTTTAATCGCATTGCCGGAGAACGAATTTCAATCGTTGAAGATACCCCCGGTGTAACCCGAGATCGAATTTACGCACATGGTGAATGGCTCGGTCACAATTTTAATTTGATTGATACCGGTGGAATTGAGGTTTCCGACCAACCGTTTATGCAACAAATCACGGCACAGGCCGAAGTAGCTATCGATGAAGCTGATGTCATCATCTTTATGGTGAATGGTCGCCAGGGAATCACTGATGCGGACGAACGAGTTGCACAATTATTGTATCGAGCTGATAAACCGGTAGTGGTAGCGGTTAACAAAATTGATAACTTTGAAAGTCGGGCGGATGTCTATGACTTTTACGCCCTCGGCTTTGGAGATCCGAATCCCATTTCGGGGGCCCATGGACTTGGAATCGGAGATTTACTTGATGAAGTGATTAAGAACTTCCCTGAAGTTCCAGATCCAGCGCCAGACGATAGTATTCGCTTTAGCCTGATTGGCCGACCTAACGTGGGTAAATCATCTCTGGTTAATGCTATCTTAGGTGATCAACGGGTAATTGTTTCTGAAGTGGCCGGTACCACTCGGGATGCGATTGATACTAAGTTTGTTCATAGTGGGCAAGAATTTACCATTGTTGATACCGCGGGAATTAGAAAGCGCGGCAAGATTTACGAAAAAACCGAAAAGTATAGCGTGATGCGGGCGATGAAAGCAATTGACGAGAGTAACGTCGTGTTGGTCGTATTAAACGCTGAGGAAGGCATTCGGGAACAAGATAAGCGGGTTGCCGGCTATGCCCATGAAGCCGGTAAGGGGATCATTATTGTCGTTAACAAGTGGGATACCTTGAAGAAGGACAATCACACGCAGAAGCAGTTTGAAGCTCAAATTCGAATGGAATTTAAGTATTTAGACTATGCGCCGATTATTTTTGTGTCCGCCAAAACAAAGCAACGGTTACAACAATTGCCAGAATTAATCGAACGGGTCAACGTCAACCATGAGAAACGAATTAGTTCATCCACGTTGAATGAAGTCATTATGGATGCCGTGGCAATGACGCCGACCCCGACGATCAAAACCAGGAAGTTAAGGATTTATTATGCGACTCAGGTGGCTACTGCACCGCCAACCATCGTGGTGTTTGTCAATGATCCAGAGTTACTCCATTTCTCGTACAAGCGGTACCTAGAGAACCAAATTCGGAAAAACTTTGACTTCAGTGGGACACCCATCCATATTATTGCTCGAAGTCGAAAATAAGGTTAATTAACCTTAATCCCTTAATATTATGTTAAAATGCCGTTGCAATCGCGGTTTTCGTGTGCTATCTTTAAATACGAGATGATGCTTGTATTGTGTCATCTAGTGTTCTGATTTAATGGGAACGCTTAGAAGTCGATGTTTAAATTTCAAACATCTTTTCAGGAGGTGAATCACTCATGGCCAACAAAGCAGAATTGGTAGACGATGTTGCGCAAGCAACTGGTTTAACTAAAAAGGATGCTACGGCAGCGATGGACGCTGTTTTTGATGCAATCCAAGCACAACTTGCAAAAGGTGAACGTGTTCAATTAATCGGTTTTGGTAGTTTTGAAGTTCGTGAACGTGCTGCACGTAAGGGACGGAACCCCCAAACTGGTAAGGAAATTGAAATCTCTGCAAGTAAAGTACCTGCCTTTAAACCTGGTAAAGCTTTAAAGGATGCTGTTAAATAAACGCTATTTAGCAGGAGTCGGTTCGCATGTGCGAACTGGCTTTTTTTGTTGGAAAAGAGAGGTTGACAATGAGTTATTCAGAACAAGCGTTAGACGCACTCCAAAATAATGATTTAGAAGGATACCAAAAAAACTTAAAATTAGCATCAGAAAATGATGAGAGTGAGCTCTTATTTTCACTGGCAGAAGAAATCTACTCGTTAGGTTTTGCTGACGATGCTTTGCAGCTGTACCGGCAACTATTAAAGCAATATCCTGATGAGGACCAGCTGCGTACTTACATTGCGGATATCTTGATTGCCCAGGATGAAACTGATGATGCCCTGGACTATCTTCATCAAATTCAACCGGATTCAGATTTCTACCTGAATTCCCTGTTAGGACAAGCGGATTTATACCAAACCCAGGGATTAACGGTCGTTAGTGAACAAAAACTCAAGGAAGCTTCCCGAATTGCTCCCGATGAACCGGTGGTAAAATTTGCGTTGGCCGAACTTTACTTTTCGGAGGGAAAATACGCCGAATCCATTCCTCTGTACCTTGATTTAATTAAAAGTGGGCAGTTAAACATTTCGAACGTGAACCTCGTGGAACGGATCGGGGTGGCCTATGCCAACGTAGGCAACTTTGAGAACGCAATTGGTTATTTAGAACAGATTCAGCCCGGCGAAATGTCTACTGACGTTCAATTCGAAACGGGCTTTACCTATTTCCAACTCGATGATTTTAAAAAGGCAATTGCCATGTTTGAGACGTTACGGGATACTGATCCGCAGTACAGTTCGTTGTACCCCTATTTAGGGCAGGCGTTAGAAGCTGATCATCAGCCTGAGGTGGCCTTACGCGTCTATCAGGAGGGAATTGGCGTTGATGAGTATAATGTAACCCTGTACCTGCTAACGGCGAAATTAGCCGAGCAACAGGGTGATGCTGCATTAGCCATCGATTACTTACAACGCGGACATGAGTCTAATCCAGATAATTTAGCGGTGATTACGCAACTAGCCGCGGCTTATTTACGGAACCAGCAAAATCAGGCGGTCGTGGATTTACTAAACCCTTATCGACAGGACCACGAAACCGATGGTCAGTTAGAATGGGATTTAGCGGTTGCCAACGCACGATTAGAAAACTGGGATGTGGCGGCTAGTGATTATGAACAAGCCTACCAGAGTTTCAAAGATGACCCCGAGTTTTTAAAGGAATACATATTATTTCTTAGAGAAACAGGATCAGTCCAAGCAACTTTGCCGTTGTTACGACAGTACGTTAAGTTAGCACCTAATGACGACGAAATGATTTACATGTTAGAGGATTTAGAGGAACAATAAAAAATGAAAGACGCATTGCCAGTCGCAGTGCGTCTTTTGTGTCAAGGGACAAATTGACCTAGTTTCTTGGTATAATTGACAAAAAGACGAGAAAGAAGTGGCAGTGGTTGCGCATCGAAAAATTACCAGCCGCCTTCATCGGGGCTCAGCAAGTATTACAAGTGATTGAAAAACATGGTTATGAAGCCTATTTTGTCGGAGGCAGTGTTCGTGATACCTTATTAAATCTACCGATTCATGACGTGGATTTAGCGACGTCGGCTTATCCAGCCGAAATCAAACAAATCTTTCCGCGTACGATTGATACCGGAATTGAACATGGCACCGTAACCGTCCTGCATCACAAGCACAGCTACGAGATTACGACTTTTCGAACTGAATCTGGTTATCAGGACTATCGCCGACCAGACCGGGTAACCTTTGTGCGTTCTTTAAGGGAGGACTTGATGCGCCGGGATTTTACGGTAAATGCCTTGGCCATGCGTGAAAACGGGGAGGTTATTGATCTCTTTTCTGGAATCTCTGATTTACGCCGCCACATCATTCGGGCGGTGGGGAATCCCAACGAACGGTTTCATGAAGATGCCCTGCGGATGATGCGGGCAGTTCGCTTTGGCAGTCAACTTGATTTTACGATTGAAGCAGCCACCATGGCCGCCATTCAAACTAATAGTCCGTTGTTAGAAAAGATTGCGGTGGAACGAATTCACGTGGAATTTGTCAAAATGCTATTAGGCATGGCGCCCTTACGTGGTCTTCAACAGATGCTGACGACTGATTTACTTCGGTATGTCCCAGTTTTAAAGGATGAGATTGATTCAATTGCTGCATTGATCAAGCATCCGTTAGCCCAGCGATTGGCAGACGAAACGCAAGTATGGAGTTGGTTGGCGTTTAGTTTAGACTGGAATGCCCCGCGGATTCGCAAAACGCTTCAGGCTTGGAAGAGTTCCAAGCAGCTCATTTCGGCTGTTACCAGTGTAACATCCGCATTACAAGCACTGTTAGATCATCAGTTAACAAACTGGCAGTTATATAAAACTGGAGCCCAGAACTTAGTTACGGCCGCTCAAGTAGCCGTGGTATTGGGACATGTTGATGAAACCCAATCGTTACAACATCGCTACGATCAACTTCCGATTCACAATAAACATGAGCTAAATATTGACGGTAAACAACTAATTCAGGCTGGAGTTAAACCTGGACCCCAATTAGGCCAACTCTTAAATCAATTAGAACAACAAGTGGTGGCCGGAACAATTGCAAACGAGCAAGATCAATTGTTAGCAGCCGCTCGAACCCAAAGTGAGGCATAAAAAAGTATGGTAGAAACGTTACGAGCCGAACATTTAACGAAAACCTATGGAGAAAAAACGCTCTTTCACGATTTGAACTTTATCATTAACGAGCACGATCGAATTGGTCTGATTGGGACCAACGGAAGTGGGAAATCCTCGCTTTTAAACGCGATTGCCCAGTTGGACCATGATGTGACCGGTGAAATTATTACTTCCAAAACCTATACCATTGGTTATTTAAAACAGCATCCGGAATTACCTGCAGATAAAACGGTGTTAGAAGCCGTGTTTGCTGGTAATCAGGCCATCTTTCGGGTGATTCGCCGATATGAAGATACACTGGCCGCTTACTCCGCTCATCCTGAATCTGCCGATGCGGAACGGGCTTACCTCGCAGCCGAGGCGAAGATGAACGAGATGGATGCTTGGACGGCTGAGAGCCAAGTTAAAACGATTTTAACCCAACTCAAAATCATGGATTTGAACCAAACGATTAAAACGATGTCTGGGGGAATGCAAAAACGAGTTGGCTTAGCCCAGGTTTTACTTCAAGCTCCAGACCTGTTATTGCTAGATGAACCGACCAACCACTTGGACTTTGATTCGATTGCCTGGTTAGAACAATACCTGAGTCGTTATCACGGTTCATTACTGGTAGTTACCCATGATCGCTACTTCTTAGATCAGGTTACCAATCACATTTGGGAGCTTTCGTTTGGAAAGTTGTACGAATACGAGGGGAACTACCAAACCTACGTAGCCAAAAAGGCCGAAAGGGTGGATCAAGAAATCGCAGCGGGACATAAACAGCAACAATTATATAAAAAAGAATTGCAGTGGATGAAAGCCGGTGCGAAGGCGCGTTCCACCAAGCAAAACGCCCGAATTGAACGGTTCCAGGAACTCAAACAAGAGGTTGATCAAGGAACTCCTGTCGAAGAAGACGTGAACATCAGTATGGGGCAACAACGGTTAGGTAAAAAGGTAATTGAAATGAAGGACGTCAACCTTACCGTGGCCGATCATCCAATTTTGCGGGACTTTAATTTAATCGTCCAAAACGGGCAACGTCTGGGGATTAGTGGGGAAAATGGGACCGGGAAATCTAGTTTTTTAAATGCGATTGCCGGTAAATTACCCCTAGATTCGGGGACCATTGAACTTGGTGAA of the Fructilactobacillus cliffordii genome contains:
- the rpsA gene encoding 30S ribosomal protein S1 produces the protein MSENENKQLLDALDNIKQVNIGDVVDGEILAVDNDQQLMVGIEGAGVEGVIPHREISGDPDENIADNYKVGDQVKVVVVSKIGDDKENGSYLLSIRRLEALKVWDEIKEKAEKDETITVKVTRPVKGGLVVNADGVRGFIPASMITDHFVSDLNQYKGQELEVKIIEVVPEENRLILSHRAIAEKDRAAAREKIMSSIKPGDVIEGTVARLTNFGAFIDLGGMDGLVHISEISYDHVSKAADVLEVGEKVKVKVLSVDPDRDRISLSIKQLQPGPWDDIEEKAPVGSVLDGKVKRLVDFGAFVEVFPGVEGLVHISQISHKHIDKPSDVLKSGEDIKVKVLSIDPEEHRLALSMKALEEAPAEEHKQAPKRNVDDNSTANAPEEESGFTLGDILGGDINSQN
- the der gene encoding ribosome biogenesis GTPase Der, producing MANPTVAIVGRPNVGKSTIFNRIAGERISIVEDTPGVTRDRIYAHGEWLGHNFNLIDTGGIEVSDQPFMQQITAQAEVAIDEADVIIFMVNGRQGITDADERVAQLLYRADKPVVVAVNKIDNFESRADVYDFYALGFGDPNPISGAHGLGIGDLLDEVIKNFPEVPDPAPDDSIRFSLIGRPNVGKSSLVNAILGDQRVIVSEVAGTTRDAIDTKFVHSGQEFTIVDTAGIRKRGKIYEKTEKYSVMRAMKAIDESNVVLVVLNAEEGIREQDKRVAGYAHEAGKGIIIVVNKWDTLKKDNHTQKQFEAQIRMEFKYLDYAPIIFVSAKTKQRLQQLPELIERVNVNHEKRISSSTLNEVIMDAVAMTPTPTIKTRKLRIYYATQVATAPPTIVVFVNDPELLHFSYKRYLENQIRKNFDFSGTPIHIIARSRK
- a CDS encoding HU family DNA-binding protein, whose amino-acid sequence is MANKAELVDDVAQATGLTKKDATAAMDAVFDAIQAQLAKGERVQLIGFGSFEVRERAARKGRNPQTGKEIEISASKVPAFKPGKALKDAVK
- a CDS encoding tetratricopeptide repeat protein, whose amino-acid sequence is MSYSEQALDALQNNDLEGYQKNLKLASENDESELLFSLAEEIYSLGFADDALQLYRQLLKQYPDEDQLRTYIADILIAQDETDDALDYLHQIQPDSDFYLNSLLGQADLYQTQGLTVVSEQKLKEASRIAPDEPVVKFALAELYFSEGKYAESIPLYLDLIKSGQLNISNVNLVERIGVAYANVGNFENAIGYLEQIQPGEMSTDVQFETGFTYFQLDDFKKAIAMFETLRDTDPQYSSLYPYLGQALEADHQPEVALRVYQEGIGVDEYNVTLYLLTAKLAEQQGDAALAIDYLQRGHESNPDNLAVITQLAAAYLRNQQNQAVVDLLNPYRQDHETDGQLEWDLAVANARLENWDVAASDYEQAYQSFKDDPEFLKEYILFLRETGSVQATLPLLRQYVKLAPNDDEMIYMLEDLEEQ
- a CDS encoding CCA tRNA nucleotidyltransferase, producing MRIEKLPAAFIGAQQVLQVIEKHGYEAYFVGGSVRDTLLNLPIHDVDLATSAYPAEIKQIFPRTIDTGIEHGTVTVLHHKHSYEITTFRTESGYQDYRRPDRVTFVRSLREDLMRRDFTVNALAMRENGEVIDLFSGISDLRRHIIRAVGNPNERFHEDALRMMRAVRFGSQLDFTIEAATMAAIQTNSPLLEKIAVERIHVEFVKMLLGMAPLRGLQQMLTTDLLRYVPVLKDEIDSIAALIKHPLAQRLADETQVWSWLAFSLDWNAPRIRKTLQAWKSSKQLISAVTSVTSALQALLDHQLTNWQLYKTGAQNLVTAAQVAVVLGHVDETQSLQHRYDQLPIHNKHELNIDGKQLIQAGVKPGPQLGQLLNQLEQQVVAGTIANEQDQLLAAARTQSEA
- a CDS encoding ABC-F family ATP-binding cassette domain-containing protein translates to MVETLRAEHLTKTYGEKTLFHDLNFIINEHDRIGLIGTNGSGKSSLLNAIAQLDHDVTGEIITSKTYTIGYLKQHPELPADKTVLEAVFAGNQAIFRVIRRYEDTLAAYSAHPESADAERAYLAAEAKMNEMDAWTAESQVKTILTQLKIMDLNQTIKTMSGGMQKRVGLAQVLLQAPDLLLLDEPTNHLDFDSIAWLEQYLSRYHGSLLVVTHDRYFLDQVTNHIWELSFGKLYEYEGNYQTYVAKKAERVDQEIAAGHKQQQLYKKELQWMKAGAKARSTKQNARIERFQELKQEVDQGTPVEEDVNISMGQQRLGKKVIEMKDVNLTVADHPILRDFNLIVQNGQRLGISGENGTGKSSFLNAIAGKLPLDSGTIELGETVKLGYYTQQMEPIPEDKRVINYLTDVGQKVVDKDGNQISVTNLLEQFLFPKSTHGTLIRKLSGGEKRRLYLLKLLMEQPNVLLLDEPTNNLDISTLTVLENYIENFNGTTITVSHDRYFLDKVADYLLMFKGDAQIDRYTGSLSGYLAEQQQQAKTEESAAKRQTMAKQKPGASDKKSQSKTKLTYAEKLEWEQMDQKLADNEAAVTKVQTEMQQNAADYNKLAELQRQLDDLNAQGDQLVERWDYLSQYVDED